The Saccharopolyspora gregorii genomic interval GCAGCAGGCGCCGCAGAACCCGGCGCTTGGCCGAGGTCCCGCGCACCTCGGCCCACAGCGGGGCGGACACGCCCACCGCGAAGCACCCGGCCTGCACCCCGCTGACGAGCGGCGCGACCGACAACGGCGACGATTCCCCCGTCCAGGCCGCGAACGCCGCCAGCGGGCAGAGCACGAGAACCGACAGGCAGAACCCGGCCCCGTACGCGAGCAGACCGAACCGCGCCCCGCCCGGCCCCCCGCGCACGCCCGCCCGCACGCACAACCCGCACGCCACCGCGTGCGCGACCACGTGCAGCAGCAGAAAACCCGACCAGTAGCTGTCCAGCACCGCGACCGGCACCGGCGGACCCGCGAAACCGACCGCGGACAGATCGGAGCGGACCAGCAGCGAGACCACCACGGCCCCACCGGCCCACAGCAGCGGCGTCCGGGCGCCGCGCACCCGCAGGAAAGCCGAGAAACCGTGGAGCACCAGGCAGGAACTCGTCACCGCGATCGAATTGCGCAGCACGTGCACCGCCTGCGGGCTCAACGCGGATTCGCGCAACCACGTGCAGGAAGCGTCGGTGTGCAGCGTCATCGTCGTCGCGAGCCCGGCGCCGATGAGCCAGAACGCCCGGGTCCGGCGCTGCCGCAACGCCTGCGGTGCGCGGAGCAGGACCGCGAGCCAGAGCGCCCCGATGCCGGCGAACTCCACCACCGAGCTCACCGCGGCGGCGGCCACGGGGCCACCGCGAACCCGAGCGCCTCCTCGATCCCGCCCACCCGCACCGGAGTCGGCAGGATGCGGCTGCCCAGCAGGACCGCGATGTCCTCGGCCTCCCGCTCGGCCGCGGCACCGTGCCCGCCGTGCGAGCGGGCCAGCAACCGGGACACCGTTCCCGGGTCGAGATCCGGGACCATCCGCCGGAATTGCGCCGCGCGCCGCTCCGAGTGATCGGCGGGTTCCGCTCCACCGTGCGCGAGGATGTGGCCGATCTCGTGCAGAATGATGTGCTTTCGGTGCAGTTCGCTGGTACGCGGTTCGACGAAAACGTAGTCGGTGTCCGCGGCTTCCACCCAGAGCCCGTGCGGACGGGCGGAATTCGCCGCCCCCGGAAAGGGGAGCACGCGCAGCGGACGTTTCCGGCGCGCGGAGATGCACTCGATCAACTCATCCATCGAACAGGCGGCAGGCAGCGCCAATTCCTTGACCAGCCTGCGAAAACGCGCGCGCGAACGCCACCCCTCCAGCACCGGAAGCCCTCCCCGGTCACATGTCCACCCCAGTACGCTGAGCACTCTGTCCGACACTTTCCGCAGCAGTCAATGCATCCTGCGTCACAGCGCACGAAAATCGCACCCCCTTAACAGGAGGTTCACTTTCTCGCGAACGATTTCCAGATAGTGGGCGAAATGGCGTGCACCGCGCGGAAATGGAGCAGGCGGTAGCACCTCCCGGTGGAACGCGCGTCGAGGCCCCCGGCGGCACCGGGGGCCTCGACGCGATCAGGACGAGCGGATCAGCCGAACGACGGCGGCGCGTCCTCGGGCGCGCTGCCCCACCCGGTGTTCGGCTCGGTGCCCAGGGCGTAGTCGAGCGTGCCGCCCTCGGCGACGAACCGCTCGGACAGCCACGGCTTCCCGGTCCGCTCCCCGTTCACCGACAGGTCCTGCACGTACTTCGCCTCCTGCGAAGCGTCGGGGGCGTTGACGGTGATGGTGGTGCCGTTGCCCCGGTCGATGCTGATCGACGGGAACAGCGGGCTGGCCAGCACCAGGTCCGCGCGGCCCGGCGCCTCCGGGTACATGCCCAGCGCCGCCCACACCGACCAGGACGACATCTGGCCGAGGTCGTCGTTGCCGACGAGGCCGTCCGGTTCGGCGCTGAACAGCTCGGTCAGCGAGCGGCGCACCACGTCCTGCGTCTTGTGCGGCTGCCCGGCGTAGGCGTAGGCCCACGGGGTGTTCGCCGACGGTTCGTTGCCGAGGTAGGCGTGCGGTTCGTCCGGTCCGGCGTTGAGCTCGGCGAAGAACTCGTCGAGCCGCGCCCCCGCCTGCTCGTTCCCGCCCATCCGGTCGAACAGCCCCTGGTGGTCGAACGGCACCATCCAGGCGTACTGGGCGGCGTTGCCCTCCACGTAGCCGTCCTGCTGGGCGAGGTCGAACTCCGGCCAGGAGCCGTCGGCCTTGCGCGGCTGGATCCAGCCGCTGTCCGGGTTGACCAGGTTCTGCCAGTTCCGCGCGCGCTGCTGGAACTCGTCGCGCGCGCCGGTGTCGCCGATCCGGTCGGCGAACTGGGAGATGGCGAAGTCGGAGCCGGTGTACTCCAGCGTCGTCGACACCGAGCCCCACGATTCCTCGTCCTCGGCGGGGATGTAGCCGAGCTCGCCGTACTGCTCGTGCACCGGCCGCTCGTCCTCGTTGGTCGCCCCGGCGCGCATCCGCTCCAGCGCCCGGCCGGTGTCGAAGTCGGTGGCGCCGAACGCGTGCGCGCTGGAGATCATGATCGGCAGCGGGTCGCCGGTCATCACGCCGGTGCCGCCGTTGGCGACGGTCCAGCGGTCGAAGTAGCCGCCCTGCGCGGACTGGTTCACCGCGGACTGCGCGATGTCCGAGGCGATGTCGGGCGCGATCAGCGCGACCAGCTGGGTCTGCGAGCGGTACACGTCCCAGCCGGAGTAGTTGGCGTACTGGGCGTGGCCCGGCTCGGCCCGGTGCACCTCGCCGTCGAAGCCGGTGTAGTTCCCGTCGACGTCGCTGAACACGTTGGGGTGCAGCAACGAGTGGTAGAGCCCGGTGTAGAGCCGCCGCCGGTCCTGGTCGCTGCCGCCGCCGACGTCGATCCGCCCGAGCAGCTCGTTCCACGCCGCGCGGGTGCCGTCGCGGACCTGGTCGAAGCCCCGGTCGCCGAGTTCCTCGGCGGCGTTGGCCTTCGCGCCGTCCAGGCTGACGAACGACAGCCCGACGCGGGCGGTCACGGTGCGCTCGGCGCCCGGGTCGAAGGAGACGAAGGCCTGCGCGCCGTCGTCCTGCGCCTGCTGCTCGTTCGCGGCGCCGGTGCCCGAACCGGAGATCTCCTTCGCCGAGGTGTCGACCCGGCCGTCGCGCACGACGCCGCTGCTGGTGAAGTCGTGGTCGAACTCGGCGTGGAAGTAGACGCGGTACTCGTTGGAGCCGCCGCAGAATCCGCCGCCGTCGCTGTAGCCGCTGATGGTGTTGCCGTCGATGGTCAGCGAGCCCTCGGCGTCGTTGAACGCCTTCGCCGCGTCGATCGACAGCGAGGCAGTCTCGCCCTCGGGGTAGGTGAACCGCGCGACGCCGGCCCGCTGGGTCGCGGTCAGCTCGGTGCGCAGCCCGTTGTCGAAGGTGACGTCGTAGGCGCCGGGCGAGGCCGATTCGTTCTCGTGCGAGAACGGGTGGTCCTGCGCCGGGGCGTCGCCGAGCGTCGGCAGGAACGGGATGTTGCCGAAGTCCCCGCACCCGGCGCCGGAGATGTGGGTGAGGCTGAACCCGCGGATCCGGTCGTCCTCGTACTGGTAGCCGCCGTGCTGGTACTCGGCGGTGTCCGGGCTCCACTGCATCATCCCGAACGGCGCGACCGCACCGGGGAAGGTGTTGCCCGCTCCCCCGCCGTGCCCGAAGTCGGGACCACCGGGCTTGGTGCCGGTGAACGGGTTGACGTACTGCGCCGGGTCTTCGACGCCCGGCGCGGCCGGGGCGGCGACGGCCGGTACCGCGGAGCCCGGCAGGGCCAGTGCGGTGACCAGCCCGACGGCGCCGGCCAGCAGCGATCGGCTCCGGCCGGACGTGCGTCTGCGCCTGGAGGTGCGCATCGTGCTCCTCTCCTCGGAGGTGGTGGTGCGGCGTGGTTCGGAAACGAGCGGGAACGTCCGGCACCCAATGTGGACGGGGGATGCGGAAGGGGGACGCGGAATCGGAATTCCGCGCGGGAAGAAGGAGTTCCACGGACTTCTTCCGGCGCGCGAGCGGGAAATCGCGGACCGCATTCCGGCCACGGATTCCCGATGGTCATCGAGGCGGGTTCGGCGGCGAGTGCGGCGGCAGGCGACCCGGCCGCGACGGCGACCCGGCCACCGGGAACGCCATGCGGAATCCGCGTCGGAGACGGGAAGAACGGCCCGGATCGCGCACAGATCCCCCATGACAACGTTGTCCATCGCGGTGAGATCAACCGTACAGACCGGACTCGGCGGCGGCAATCATCCGCGTCCCGCGCGCCGCCCGGAGCAGCGGATTCCGGACGCGTTTCCATCCGTTCAGGGCAATGCGGGCGACCGCGCTCCCGTTTTTCCCAGAATGGAAGGGGATTTCCCGGGAATGGCGGTCAGCCGGGGAGGAGCTCGGCGACGAGCCGCTTGCCCAGTTCGATCGGTTCGGTGCCGCGGCTGAACTTGGAGCCTGCGACCGCGCCGTCGTAGATCAGCCGGATCCGCTCGGCGGTCGCCTCGGGATCGGCGGCCCCGGACCGCCCGGCGAGGTCCACGAGCAGCTCGTGCAGCCAGGCGCGGTGCCGGTCGATGGCGGCGCGCGCCGGGTGCTGCGGATCGGGGAACTCGGTGGCGGCGTTGAGGTAGAGGCAACCGCGGAAGCGGCGGTCCAGCGCGGCGCCGTGCGCGAGGTCGAACAGCGCCAGGACCTTCTCGCGCGGCGAGTCCAGTTCGGCGGCGGCCTTCTCCCACTTGCCCCGGTCGGCCTCGTCCTGGTCGTCGAGGTAGGCGGCGATGAGGCCGTCCTTGGAGCCGTAGGCGTGGTAGAGGCTGGCGCGCGCGACCCCGGCTTCGGCGAGCACCCGGTCGATGCCGACCGCGCGGATGCCCTCCCGCACGAACAGGGTTCCGGCCGCGTCCAGGAGTCGCTGGGCGGGAGCGGCTGCGCCGGATCGCGTGGTGGCCATGGACACAGCCTAACATCGATGGACAGAACGATCGGTCTAGCCCTAGGGTGGCATGCCAGGTTCGGAGCTCGTGCGGCGGTTGCAGGTGGACCTGCTCCGCGTCACCAGCGCGATCTGTCCCGCTCCCCTGGCCTGAACCCCCTCTCGCGACATCGCGCGGACGACCTGAGCCGTCGTCCGCCGCCGCGCATCCCCCTGCCCGCACGGAGGCCCCGCCATGTCCTTGTTCCTGTACGAGATCGTGCCCGCCGACGACGCCCGCCAGCGGACCGAGCAGCTGCTCGCCGCCTTCGACACCGCCGCGCGCGAAGCGGGTGCCGAACTGATCGAATCGCAGGTCACCGGCGCGCGGGACCGGGTGTTCGCCGTGGTGGAGGCCGCGGACGACGCCGACCTCGCCACCCTGCGCGGCGAGCGGCTGCCCGAGGTCGCCGAGCTCGCCGGCCCGCACCTGGTCCGCCTGGTCGGCGCCGACCTCGCCGAGGTCAAGGCCGCCCGCCCCGAAGCCGGCTACCTCGTCGAGTGGGACTTCCCCGCCGACCTGGACATGGACACCTACCTGGCGAACAAGAAGGCCAAGGCGCCCAAGTACGCCGAGGTGCCCGAGGTGACGTTCCTGCGCACCTACGTGCGCGAGGACATGGCCAAGTGCCTGTGCCTCTACGACGCACCCGACGAGGGCGTGGTGCGCAAGGCGCGCGACGCCGTGAGCACGCCCGTCGACCGGTTGCACACCTTGGACCGGGGCTGACATGACGGCCGCGCACACCGACCGGACCGGCGCGCCCGCGGACCACCCGGGCCGCGCCGAGATCGCCGAGCACTTCGCCGACCGCGCGGCGGCGCTCGACCGCGGCGACGCCGACGTGCGGCCCGGCCTGCGGTTCCTCGGGGAACGCGGGCTGCTGGAGCTCGGCGCGCCGGGCTGCGGCGGCGACCTCGCCACGATGCTGCTGCTCGTCGAGGACGTCGCGGCCGGCTGCCTGTCCTCGGCGTTCTCGCTGTGGGCGCAGCGGATGGTCGTCGAGTACGTGGCCCGCGGCCCCGCCGACGCGGCAGCGGCGCGGGAACTGGACGGGCTGCGCACCGGCTCGCGGATCGGCGTCACCGCGATGGCGCCCGCCATGAAGCACGTCGCCGGGATCGAACCGGTGCCGGTGCTGGCCGAGCGGACCGGCACCGGGGTGCGGTTGACCGGGCCGATCCGCTGGGCGTCGAACCTGTTCGACGACGCGCTGGTGGTGGTCCCCGCCCGGTTCGCCGACGGCGGCGGGCTGATCGCGGTGCTGCGCGTCGGCGACCCCGGGGTGACCGTCCACTCGGCACCCGAGCTGCTGGCGCTCGGTGCGACCGGCTCCTCGTCGGTGGCGCTGACCGAAGTGGACGTGCCGGCGGCGGACGTGCTCAGCACGGACCTGACCGGTTTCGTGCGCGCGGTCCGGCCGACCTTCCTGCTGGTGCAGAGCGCGTTCTGCGCCGGGCTCGCGGGCGCGTCCCGGCGGCAGGCGGCGACCGCGCTGGACGGGCTGAACGCCGAGTTCCGCCCGGACTTCGGCGAGCTCGCCGCCGCGCACGACTCGGTGCGGTCCCGGCTGTTCGAGTTCGCCCGCGTCCCGCAGCGGCCCGCGGACCTGCTGCGGCTGCGGCTGGACGCGGCGCGCACGGCCGGTGCGGCGAGCAGGCTGGAAGCGGCGGTGACCGGTGGCCGCGGCTACGCCGCCACCAGCCCGACGAGCCGCAGGCTGCGCGAGGCCGCCTTCCTCCCGATCCAGGCCCCGACGGAAGGACAACTGCGGTGGGAACTGTCACGGTCCGCCTGAGCGGCGCGGAGAAGTCGTACCCGCCGCACCACCGCAAGGTCCTCGACGGACTGGACCTGGTGGTGCGGGACGGGGAGTTCGTGGTGCTGCTGGGCCCCAGCGGCTGCGGCAAGTCCACGCTGCTGCGGATCCTCGCCGGGCTCGAAACCCTCGACGGCGGCGCACTGGAGTGGGCCGGTGGCGCGCGGCCGCCGATCGGCGCCGTGTTCCAGCAGCCGCACCTGATGCCGTGGCTGACCGTGCGGGACAACGTGCTGCTCGGCGGCCGCTACCGGGCCAACCGGGCGCGGTTCTCGCCGGACTGGGCGGCGGGACTGGTCGAGCGGCTGGGGCTCGCCGAGCTCGCCGGCACCTACCCGGACCGGCTCTCCGGCGGGCAGGCGCAGCGGGTCGCGGTCGCGCGGGCGGCGGCGATCGGCCCGGCGCTGCTGCTGCTCGACGAACCGTTCAGCGCGCTGGACCCGGCGGCGCGCGCCGACCTGCAGCGGTGGGTGCGGGCGAGCACCGACGACCTCGGGCTCACCTCGGTGCTGGTCACCCACGACGTGGACGAGGCGTTGCTGGTCGCCGACCGGATCGCGATGCTCGACGGTTCCGGTGCGGTGGCGCGGGAATGGCCGAACTCCCCCGGCACCGCGGACGGCCCGCTGCGGGCGGAACTGCTCGCGCACTACCCGGCGAGCCCCGTCGCGGCCGGAGCGACCTGATGGGCTCGCTGTGGTCGCGCCGGTCGCTGCTGCTGGGCGCCGGAGCGCTGGGCGCAGCCGGGGGCATCGGGGCCGCCACCGACCTCGGGCTCAACGCGGCGCGGCACCGCGACGTCTCCTCCACCGCGCTGCGCATCGGCTACCTGCCGATCACCGACGCGGCACCGCTGCTGCTCGCGCACGGCAGCGGCCTGCTCGACGAGCACGGCACCGGCGCGGCACGGCCGGTGAAGTTCCGCAGCTGGGCGTCGCTGGCCGAAGCGTTCCTCACCCGGCAGGTCGACGTGGTGCACCTGCTGATGCCGTTCGCGGTGCAGCTGCGCTACGCGATGGGCGCGGACTGCCGGGTGCTGGCCTGGAACCACACGAACGGCTCGGCGCTCACCGTGCGCCGCGACGTCGAGCGCGTCGAGCAGCTCGCCGGGCACAAGGTCGCCATCCCGTTCTGGTGGTCCATCCACAACATCGTGCTGCAGCGGATGCTGCGCGCCGCCGGGCTCACCCCGGTGGTGCGGCAGCGGCCCTCCGCCGCGGACGGCACGGTGGAGCTGGTGGTGATGAGCCCCTCCGACATGGTCCCCGCGCTGGACGGCGGCTCCGTCGGCGGCTACATCGTGGCCGACCCGTTCAACGCGATCGCCGAGATCAAGGGCGTGGGGCGCATCCTGCGGTTCGTCGGCGACGTGTGGCGCGACCACGCCTGCTGCGTGGTGCTCGCGCACCAGGACCTGCTGGACACCGCACCGGGCCGGGTGCAGGGGCTGGTGGACGCGCTGGCGATCACCCAGCTCGGCCTCGCCCACGACCGGGCGGGCGGCGCGCGGGCGCTCACCGGCGGGAACTACCTGCCGCAGCCGCTGAAGGCGGTGTCGAAGGCGTTGCAGTATCCGGCGGCCCCCTACCCGCACGCCCTGCACCACCCGGAGTGGTCCGGGCAGCGCATCGGCTTCCAGCCGTTCCCGTTCCCCGGGTTCACCGCGGAACTCGTCGAATCGATGCGCACCACGGTCGTCGACGGCGACACCCGGTTCCTCGACGGCCTCCGCACCGACGAGGTGCACGGACAGCTCGTCGACGACCGGTTCGTGCGCGGCAGCCTGCGCCGCCTCGGCGGACCGGCCGCGTTCGGCCTGCCCGGCTCCCTGACCCGCAGCGAAGAGGTGAACCCCGCATGACCACGCTCTCCCCGCGCGGCGCCGAGGACACGAGCCCCGCCCGGACCGACCGGCCGGGCCTCGCGCACCGGGCCGGGCCGCCGCTGGTGGCGGTGCTGGTGGCCGTCGCGGTGTGGTGGCTGGTGACCGACGTGCTCACCGGCGACCGGCTGCTCACGGCGTTCGCCCCGCAGCACGCGGTTGCCGCGATCGGCGACCTGCTGGCCAGGGGCGTGCTGCTGCCGGACGTGGCGGCCAGCCTGTGGCGGCTGCTGCTGGGCATGCTCATCGCCGCGGTCGTCGGCGTCCCGGTCGGGCTGCTGGTCGGGTCGCTGGACGTGGTGGAGCGGGCGACGCGGCCGGTGTTCCAG includes:
- a CDS encoding MAB_1171c family putative transporter, whose translation is MAAAAVSSVVEFAGIGALWLAVLLRAPQALRQRRTRAFWLIGAGLATTMTLHTDASCTWLRESALSPQAVHVLRNSIAVTSSCLVLHGFSAFLRVRGARTPLLWAGGAVVVSLLVRSDLSAVGFAGPPVPVAVLDSYWSGFLLLHVVAHAVACGLCVRAGVRGGPGGARFGLLAYGAGFCLSVLVLCPLAAFAAWTGESSPLSVAPLVSGVQAGCFAVGVSAPLWAEVRGTSAKRRVLRRLLPLWAEITAGVPEVRRVPLAAAGREVFRSRAAVELACYRLVIEIRDAVLLLSGHCSAELVERARAHVVSAGVPPDRVAAAVLACWLRAAEDVRARGAVAAGSAVPLPGGADLESEIRFLLVVAEEYGAGPALDFRRAERSQPAGR
- a CDS encoding ImmA/IrrE family metallo-endopeptidase is translated as MLEGWRSRARFRRLVKELALPAACSMDELIECISARRKRPLRVLPFPGAANSARPHGLWVEAADTDYVFVEPRTSELHRKHIILHEIGHILAHGGAEPADHSERRAAQFRRMVPDLDPGTVSRLLARSHGGHGAAAEREAEDIAVLLGSRILPTPVRVGGIEEALGFAVAPWPPPR
- a CDS encoding GH92 family glycosyl hydrolase, whose amino-acid sequence is MRTSRRRRTSGRSRSLLAGAVGLVTALALPGSAVPAVAAPAAPGVEDPAQYVNPFTGTKPGGPDFGHGGGAGNTFPGAVAPFGMMQWSPDTAEYQHGGYQYEDDRIRGFSLTHISGAGCGDFGNIPFLPTLGDAPAQDHPFSHENESASPGAYDVTFDNGLRTELTATQRAGVARFTYPEGETASLSIDAAKAFNDAEGSLTIDGNTISGYSDGGGFCGGSNEYRVYFHAEFDHDFTSSGVVRDGRVDTSAKEISGSGTGAANEQQAQDDGAQAFVSFDPGAERTVTARVGLSFVSLDGAKANAAEELGDRGFDQVRDGTRAAWNELLGRIDVGGGSDQDRRRLYTGLYHSLLHPNVFSDVDGNYTGFDGEVHRAEPGHAQYANYSGWDVYRSQTQLVALIAPDIASDIAQSAVNQSAQGGYFDRWTVANGGTGVMTGDPLPIMISSAHAFGATDFDTGRALERMRAGATNEDERPVHEQYGELGYIPAEDEESWGSVSTTLEYTGSDFAISQFADRIGDTGARDEFQQRARNWQNLVNPDSGWIQPRKADGSWPEFDLAQQDGYVEGNAAQYAWMVPFDHQGLFDRMGGNEQAGARLDEFFAELNAGPDEPHAYLGNEPSANTPWAYAYAGQPHKTQDVVRRSLTELFSAEPDGLVGNDDLGQMSSWSVWAALGMYPEAPGRADLVLASPLFPSISIDRGNGTTITVNAPDASQEAKYVQDLSVNGERTGKPWLSERFVAEGGTLDYALGTEPNTGWGSAPEDAPPSFG
- a CDS encoding TetR/AcrR family transcriptional regulator; this translates as MATTRSGAAAPAQRLLDAAGTLFVREGIRAVGIDRVLAEAGVARASLYHAYGSKDGLIAAYLDDQDEADRGKWEKAAAELDSPREKVLALFDLAHGAALDRRFRGCLYLNAATEFPDPQHPARAAIDRHRAWLHELLVDLAGRSGAADPEATAERIRLIYDGAVAGSKFSRGTEPIELGKRLVAELLPG
- a CDS encoding putative leader peptide; the protein is MPGSELVRRLQVDLLRVTSAICPAPLA
- a CDS encoding DUF4242 domain-containing protein codes for the protein MSLFLYEIVPADDARQRTEQLLAAFDTAAREAGAELIESQVTGARDRVFAVVEAADDADLATLRGERLPEVAELAGPHLVRLVGADLAEVKAARPEAGYLVEWDFPADLDMDTYLANKKAKAPKYAEVPEVTFLRTYVREDMAKCLCLYDAPDEGVVRKARDAVSTPVDRLHTLDRG
- a CDS encoding acyl-CoA dehydrogenase family protein, translated to MTAAHTDRTGAPADHPGRAEIAEHFADRAAALDRGDADVRPGLRFLGERGLLELGAPGCGGDLATMLLLVEDVAAGCLSSAFSLWAQRMVVEYVARGPADAAAARELDGLRTGSRIGVTAMAPAMKHVAGIEPVPVLAERTGTGVRLTGPIRWASNLFDDALVVVPARFADGGGLIAVLRVGDPGVTVHSAPELLALGATGSSSVALTEVDVPAADVLSTDLTGFVRAVRPTFLLVQSAFCAGLAGASRRQAATALDGLNAEFRPDFGELAAAHDSVRSRLFEFARVPQRPADLLRLRLDAARTAGAASRLEAAVTGGRGYAATSPTSRRLREAAFLPIQAPTEGQLRWELSRSA
- a CDS encoding ABC transporter ATP-binding protein, which produces MGTVTVRLSGAEKSYPPHHRKVLDGLDLVVRDGEFVVLLGPSGCGKSTLLRILAGLETLDGGALEWAGGARPPIGAVFQQPHLMPWLTVRDNVLLGGRYRANRARFSPDWAAGLVERLGLAELAGTYPDRLSGGQAQRVAVARAAAIGPALLLLDEPFSALDPAARADLQRWVRASTDDLGLTSVLVTHDVDEALLVADRIAMLDGSGAVAREWPNSPGTADGPLRAELLAHYPASPVAAGAT
- a CDS encoding ABC transporter substrate-binding protein, with amino-acid sequence MGSLWSRRSLLLGAGALGAAGGIGAATDLGLNAARHRDVSSTALRIGYLPITDAAPLLLAHGSGLLDEHGTGAARPVKFRSWASLAEAFLTRQVDVVHLLMPFAVQLRYAMGADCRVLAWNHTNGSALTVRRDVERVEQLAGHKVAIPFWWSIHNIVLQRMLRAAGLTPVVRQRPSAADGTVELVVMSPSDMVPALDGGSVGGYIVADPFNAIAEIKGVGRILRFVGDVWRDHACCVVLAHQDLLDTAPGRVQGLVDALAITQLGLAHDRAGGARALTGGNYLPQPLKAVSKALQYPAAPYPHALHHPEWSGQRIGFQPFPFPGFTAELVESMRTTVVDGDTRFLDGLRTDEVHGQLVDDRFVRGSLRRLGGPAAFGLPGSLTRSEEVNPA